DNA from Gramella sp. MAR_2010_147:
ATTGCTATTTTGAACTACAACTGAAAATTTAAAATATTTGAAAAAACATTTAGCAATATATTCCATATTAACTCTGCTTTTAATTTATGGATGCTATGTAACAAAAAGTCAATATTTCAATCATCCCTATCCAAATATTGATGAATATTTTGCGTCTCTATTTTTACTGATCTACACTATTTTCATATTATTTTGGAAAGATAATCGCAGAAGAAAAGCAATTTATGGAGTCAGTTCTATTGTCCTTCTAATGTTCTCAGTAAATGTGCTGAATTATTATAATGAATGGCATCCATTAAAATTAAATTCATCGCAATCATTTAAAGTTAATCACGAGCCTTTTGAATGGCAACAAGCCAAGTCTACAGGATATAATTATGATAAGCAGACATTGGACAACTATTATTCTAAACTAGAGAAATGGAAACGTCTAAGGAGTTTAGTAGTAGTAAAGGATGATAAACTTATTATTGAAAAATATTTTCAAGGAACAGATAAATACAACGCTTATAATGTTCATTCAGTAACAAAATCGATCACTTCTGCATTGCTGGGAATTGCAATTGACAAAGGGATGATTCCATCGGAAGAAGAAAAAGTTATGACATATTTTCCTGAATATCAAAATCAGGTAGATAGTTTGAAAAATGAACTTACATTAAAACATCTGTTGACAATGAAAGGTGGCTTTGCGCATTGGGACGCCTATTCAACACCAAAAGAATGCTTATTAGATATTGGAATAAACAATGAACCTGGTAACAATTTCAGATATTTCACAGGTTCTCAAGCGCTCTTATCTGCAATTATCACAAAATCTACTACACAAAGCACTAAAGAATTTGCTCAAGAGAATTTTTTTGAGCCTATTGGTATTAAGAATAGTTTTTGGAGATTACAAGACGGATACTACTGCGGAGGCGGAGAATCATATTATACAGCGAGAGACTTAGCTAAGATCGGACAGGTATATCTTAACAAAGGTAAGGTCGGATCAAAACAAATAATAAGTGAAGATTGGATTGAAAAATCATTTAAAAATTATACTGATTCTAGTAATGAATTTAGAACATTAGATGATTATAGTGAAGTTGGATATGGCTACTGTTGGTGGATTTTAGACTACCATGGACATGAAATTTATACAGCCAGAGGAAAAGGCGGACAATATTTAATGATCCTTCCAGAAATTAACGCAGTTGTTGTAATCATTCAGGAATGGAATTTAAAGAAAGAGTTTGATGTTGAAAATAATTTACTTTGTGATTTATTGTCAATTTTATTTAACGATGACAAGTATCGATTAAAACCAATTGATAAATCTGGATTAAGTCTTGTCAAGTAAAATATGACATAAAATAAACAGTGCACAACATCGGTTAAGCGCAAATAGCGGGCATTCCAGTGAAAAGTGCTATTTTAGAGACCAAGTAAAAATCAACTAAGCCGACAAGAACGTGTCCCTACTCCACGCTACTTGCCTTAACCAAGACCGTTGCCAGCAATATTCACAATGCTATTTGGTTTAAGAAAACGGACTAAAAATTTGAAATAAGAAAAAGTTTAAATGAACAAAATTCTGAAAATCTCAATTGGTTCTATTCAAATTATAGGAGGATTATTTTTAATCTATGCAATTATAAATCGGATCAGCGAAGTTGGAATGATAAGTTTCTTTTCAGTGATTCTGCCATTTATTTTAATAACAGGATTATGTCTTTATGCAGGAATTCAATTAATTAGAAATAAAGGAAAAGGAATTAAACTATCCATTTTAAATTTCGGACTACAACTTTTTCAATTCAGTTATTTAGGTTTCTACTGGTATTATTTCATTGGACCTTATGTCTCATTCGGATATCAAAAACCACGTAATTCGAACTATACATTTTTAACGGACTTTGAATATTTTACCGGTACTTTAATATCATATATAAGAAATGATACAGAATCTCATTTTTTAGCAATCAATTTAGTTTCATTAGTTATCCTGATATTTCTTTTTTATTTAAAACAAGAAAATAGTAAAGAACCAAAACTAAAGAAGAATGTGGAATCTCAAATACAGCAGGCAACAACGGTTAATCGCCAATAAGCGGCACCGTTAGTAAGAAAATAATTAACTTGACCAACGAACCAATACTAAGCCGACAAATCCGCGTCCCGCAATCCGCCAACTGGCGATAACCGGGACCGTTGGCAGCAATATTTAAAAGAAATTCAACAATGAAATTTAAATTTATTCCACTTCTATTTTTAACCCTAATAATCGCACAAGTTTCCTTTGGACAAGAAAATAATCAAGGGGATAAAGTAACAGTTTTAAATTTTGCAACATTCCACCTTTCCAAGACAACTGATGCTAATTCTTCTACAGTAGATATAAATAATCCATCGGTAAAAAGAGATGTGGATAAATTGGTTCAAAAATTAGTAGAATTTAACCCGACTATTATTTGTGTAGAAGTACCTAATGAAGTTTCAGAAGGCACAAACGAGATATATCAGAAATATAAAATTGATCAAACACAGACCACAAATTGGAGCGAAGAGATAAATTCAATTGCTTTTGAAGTTGGTAGATTATCAGAAGTGGACAAAATATATGGAATCGATTATAAATTGGGATTTGACTATCCAAAACTAGTACAACTTGCTAAAGAGTCAGATTCCGAATATAGTCAAGAGTTTTTAGAACAAAATTCTAAAGACTTACAGAAATTTAATAATCTGAGTTTATTAGAGAAATTTCGAATAATGAATTCAGAAACCTGGCGATCGGATTTGCTAAACTTCTATAATTTTTTATCTACAATGCATACAGAAGATAGTCTTGAAGGTGTAGAAATTGTTGCGGATTTTTATAAAAGAAATTTAGGGATATATTCTCATTTCGCTGATATTCCAAAAGATCCAAAAGACAGAATTTTAATCCTTTTAGGTGGAGCTCATTCAGCATATTTAGATTTGTTCTTGGAACACAATCCTAACATAAATTTAGTAGATCCAAAAGAATATGTTGTGGAATAAATACAGCTGCCAACAACGATTCATCGCAAATAGGCGGCACCGTTAGTAAAAAAATAATTAAATTCACCAACAAACCAGGTCTAATCCGACAACACCGCGTTCCCTACTCCGCCAACTGGCGATAACCGAGACCGTTGGCAACAAGCTCTCATCAGAGATTCCGTTAAAATTTATAAAAAACATTTTTACATATCGCAAATTATAGATATGTTTGTGCTATGGATTTAAGAACAGCTACAGAAATAGGTAAATGCTTATCGAATCAAACTAGAGTGCAAATCATGGAATGGTTGAAAAAACCTGAAACGAACTTCCCTCCACATGAAACATTGAAGCATTTTAATGATGGTGTTTGTGTTACCTATATTCAAGAAAAAGCAGGTCTATCCCAGTCTACTATTTCGACGTATTTGAATAACATGGAAAAATGTGGATTGTTAATTTCAACAAGACACGGAAAATGGTCGTACTTAAAGAGAAATGAAGATGTAATCCAAGAGTATATAAAATTTATAAGTTAAAAAAATTTCTAATTACATATCTATATATCGCAATATAACAAACTATGGAAACGCTTTTTGACATATTGGGTTGGACTGGCTCAGGACTAATAATCCTTGCTTACTCCCTGACTTTGATAAAGAATAAAGAATATTTAGAGTACGGTAAATATTTAAATCTTTTTGGTGGTTTATTAATTGCGGGAAACTGTTATTATTATAATGCGATTCCACCGTTTGTGACGAACTTACTTTGGAGTGTCATTGCAACTTTAACCATATACAAAAGAAAAAGTGAAAAAAGAAAATGTAATAATACTCAATGTTTAACTTAAAAACGTAAAAATGAAAATATTAATAATTGGAGGAAACGGAACGATCGGAAAAAGAGTTGTATCCCATTTTCAAGAAAGAAATGAGATTATAATCGCGGGAAGAACCTCTGGAGATGTCACAGTAGATATTGCAGATAGTAATTCAATTAAATCAATGTTTGATAAAACAGGGAAGCTTGATGCAATAATATGTATTGCTGGTGAAGCAAAATGGTCTGATTTTAATGAACTTTCTGAGGATGATTACTACATCGGACTCAAAAGCAAATTAATGGGGCAAGTTAATTTAGTTCGAATAGGACAAAATTATTTGAATCCAAATGGATCTGTAACCTTATCAACTGGAATTTTGGCAGATGATCCAGTAGCTCAAACAACTAGTGCTGCTATGGTAAATGGAGGAATACATAGCTTTGTCAAAGCAGTTGCTCTAGAAATAGAAAATGGTATCAGAGTTAATGTGGTTTCATCAGGAATGGTTGAAGATGCCTATGAAAAATATAAAGATGCCTTTCCAGGTCATAATCCTATACCTATGAAAAAGGTAGTTAGAGGATATATTCGAAGTGTAGATGGAAAAGGTAATGGAGAAATAATTAAAATTTACGTTTAGGAGCCGGTTGCCAACATCGGTTAAGTGCAAATAGCGGGCAATCTAGTGAAAAGTGCTATTTTAGACACCAAGTAAAAAACAACAAAGCCGACAAGAACGTGTTCCCTACTCCACACTACTTGCCTTAACCAAGACCGTTGTAAACAAGCATTATTGAGAGATTTTCATTCAAAGAAATAATTTCCTTAGATAAATCCTGCTCAAATTCATGGAAAAATGAAAAATATTTCATTAATAATTATCGGTAAATGACGAAAAATATATTGGTGCAAGTTCAAAGAAAAATTTGCCTTTGGTAGATTAAAAATTTAAAAAACACAAAAGAAAGTTTATCGATAACTGACAAAATCATTCGGACTTTTTCTCAGGATAATGTTCATCGAAAAGAAGATTTTCTGGGAAATATAAAAATTTTAAAAAAGAGCTTTGGAACTAAACAAGCTGACTCTCACTCAAGCTCGAAAATGTAAAAAGTAGATAAGATTATTTTTTCAATAAATCCTGGTAAATCAAACCGGAAAAAAGTTCTAAAAAGCGCGAAACATTTAGAAAATTCATGTGCTTAACAAAATTATCATCATGGCATTTGATTTCAAAACAAATCTTGGTAGTTATAATGCCAGTTTACAACAACGATTATCGCAAATAGCGCGTTATTTACTGAAAATGGTTATTTTAGAGACCAATTATTAAAAAAATTAAGCCGACAAATCCGAATCCTTATTCCCGCGACTTGCGTTAATCGGGACCGTTGGCAAACATTTATATGAATGAACAGAACTAAAAAGATTATTATAAGCTTAGTTATCCTTTTAATTTTAGCAATAGCAATTTTAATATATAGATATAACTTAAGTTTTGGAGATTCTGTCAATCAAAAAACTGTAATGGCTATCTGTATGAATAAAGTTTTAAAAACAAATGACCATAAAGAAAGTAAGCGTACGTGTGAATGTATGGTTGGTGGTTATGTAGAAAAATATTCAGAGAAAGAATTATTACATATTAGTCAAAAAGAATTACAAGAAAGTTTTAATAATTGTAGCCCTGAAAATGATAATTTAATTGCTGAAAACGTACAAATCGATTCGACAAAATTATATCAAAAAATTGGCTGGATAAACCAAATAGACAAAAACACAAAAGAAGATGTAGAAGCTTATATTAGCAAAAAAAGTGATACTATAATAAACCAGTTCAAAGTTTACAAAAATGGAGTTATTGATTCTTCAATGAGTAAATTCTACGAATTGAAAATTGAAGGTTATAAAGATTCTTTAATACAAGGTGAAATCAGGTTTTTTTCTCCAAAAGACTCTACTTCTTTAGATAAAATAGAGAAAAGAGATGTAATTTTTTATTACCTACAAAGAGAAAATGATTCACTGATTATAAAAGAAATAGAAACCGATACGAATTATATAAAATTTCCATACCGTAATTTTGACAATTATACTTTTGTAGGATTTATTTCAGATTATAGATGGATTACAGTAGATACTTCTGAAGCATATTTATTAAACCGAAATCTTTTTGCAATAGATTCAGAAGCTTCAACTAATAACAAATTTGTAGAATTACTAAAATAAACGTTTGCCAACATCGGTTCATCGCCAATAGGCGGTAGCGTTAGAAAGAAAATAATTAACTTGACCAACAAACCAATACTAAGCCGACAAATCCGTGTCCCTTACTCCGCCAACTGGCGATAACCGGGACCGTTGTAGCACATTTTTAAATCAATGGGGAAACTAATAAATACATTTACTATTCTTACTTTATTTATAAGTTGTACAATAAATTCATTCCAAGTTGAATCAAAATTTGAGAATGGAAATAACAAGATAATATATCGCTCTTTGTCGGACACCACTATTTACGGTAAAACATATAATAGAAAATTTAAAATAAAATTCAACGAGAACAAGGATACCTTACGTAAAGGAATTTATATTAATAATATGGCTCTTGGAGATCATTCCTTTTATAGAAATAATAAATTAGATTGTATACGATCATATATCATCCCAAACCCATTTTTCATAGATATTGGCAAGCAAAATGAAACGGTAGATTTCAGTCCGTTCGAAATTCGGACTGATTCAACTTACTTAAATACAGCTATATATTTTGATCAAAATGGAGATTCATTAATTCAAAAAAGTCACCTCTACAAAACTAAATTTCACAAGAATAATTGGAATATAAATGACTCGTTAAAAGTTGATTTTGAATTTTATTATCCTGGATATGAAGTTGTAAAATCAACATTATATTTTATTGTTCCGCAGGACTCTTCTATGATTACTATGGCCATTAATAGAGGAAGAGAATATACACTCAAAAGAAAAATTTTCAATAAAAATCATGATGAGATAAAAGGACTAGCTGAAATAATAGTATTTGATAAAACGAAAAAAGCAGGAGATACAAATGCTTATTCAAAAAGTTTAGTTTTTATTAATGAACAAATTGTAGTGCAATAAAAACGTGCTACAACATCGGTTAATCGCAAATAACGGGTATGGGAGAAAAAGTGTAATTTTAGAAACCAGGAAAGAAAAAAGTTAATCCGACAAGTCCGCGTCCCTACTCCCGCAACTTGCGATAACCGTAACCGTTGGGCACAATTAATTAAGAATGAAATCTTTAGAAAGTACAGATATTGTTATAACAAATGGAATTAAAACGTGGTGGACTTATCCAATAATGATGAAATGGAAAAAGATTCAACGTGATAAACTTGACCCCAAAACTAAAGACAATATCATATCAGGAATAAATTCTTCATTAATCGTAGATTGTACATGCTTTTTAGAAGGAATTTTTGATTTAGCTATCAGAGAAAAAATTAATTACCAAAAAGACGGAAATTATAAGCATCGAATAAATGATCATCTTCTTGATAGATTAGAAAATGCCCAATTTAATGAATACCAAAAATTGTATTATTTAGCTTTTGGAAATGAACTAAAAGATGTAACAGACAATCAAAAATGGAAAGCAATAAAATCATTATTCTCCTTTAGAAATTTAATAGTACATGGAAGTGGAGTATTAATTGACTACTACAGAGTTAAAGAAAAATTTCAAGTTGTTGGTTGGGGAAAATATAATTCGATTATTAATTACTTGATTGAAATAAAATTAGTACCAAAATTTGTCAAAAATGAGAATACCGAAATTGATATTTTTGAATCAAGAATAGCTGATTATTACTATGCTAAAACTTTGGAGTTCACGAATCAGTTTGCTGTTGAAATACAAAGTAAATTACTCCAAAATGAAGCAGAAGAAATTATCGAAGCAATAGAATTTAATGATGAGCTAGAAAATTAACTGTGCCC
Protein-coding regions in this window:
- a CDS encoding short chain dehydrogenase, whose protein sequence is MKILIIGGNGTIGKRVVSHFQERNEIIIAGRTSGDVTVDIADSNSIKSMFDKTGKLDAIICIAGEAKWSDFNELSEDDYYIGLKSKLMGQVNLVRIGQNYLNPNGSVTLSTGILADDPVAQTTSAAMVNGGIHSFVKAVALEIENGIRVNVVSSGMVEDAYEKYKDAFPGHNPIPMKKVVRGYIRSVDGKGNGEIIKIYV
- a CDS encoding DUF5694 domain-containing protein, giving the protein MKFKFIPLLFLTLIIAQVSFGQENNQGDKVTVLNFATFHLSKTTDANSSTVDINNPSVKRDVDKLVQKLVEFNPTIICVEVPNEVSEGTNEIYQKYKIDQTQTTNWSEEINSIAFEVGRLSEVDKIYGIDYKLGFDYPKLVQLAKESDSEYSQEFLEQNSKDLQKFNNLSLLEKFRIMNSETWRSDLLNFYNFLSTMHTEDSLEGVEIVADFYKRNLGIYSHFADIPKDPKDRILILLGGAHSAYLDLFLEHNPNINLVDPKEYVVE
- a CDS encoding serine hydrolase encodes the protein MKKHLAIYSILTLLLIYGCYVTKSQYFNHPYPNIDEYFASLFLLIYTIFILFWKDNRRRKAIYGVSSIVLLMFSVNVLNYYNEWHPLKLNSSQSFKVNHEPFEWQQAKSTGYNYDKQTLDNYYSKLEKWKRLRSLVVVKDDKLIIEKYFQGTDKYNAYNVHSVTKSITSALLGIAIDKGMIPSEEEKVMTYFPEYQNQVDSLKNELTLKHLLTMKGGFAHWDAYSTPKECLLDIGINNEPGNNFRYFTGSQALLSAIITKSTTQSTKEFAQENFFEPIGIKNSFWRLQDGYYCGGGESYYTARDLAKIGQVYLNKGKVGSKQIISEDWIEKSFKNYTDSSNEFRTLDDYSEVGYGYCWWILDYHGHEIYTARGKGGQYLMILPEINAVVVIIQEWNLKKEFDVENNLLCDLLSILFNDDKYRLKPIDKSGLSLVK
- a CDS encoding ArsR family transcriptional regulator, which translates into the protein MDLRTATEIGKCLSNQTRVQIMEWLKKPETNFPPHETLKHFNDGVCVTYIQEKAGLSQSTISTYLNNMEKCGLLISTRHGKWSYLKRNEDVIQEYIKFIS